In Paenibacillus sonchi, a single genomic region encodes these proteins:
- a CDS encoding histidine kinase codes for MLFPGKWYKKHLKNNLFMKIILIFSIIAVVTTITFSYLMFLLMSQSVVQRQLEIQKRTVESVNDYMQRKYNAVQTMMRDVYRDSELTANTSYLLEHPYQDYVTYRLDRYLNETSTTTDSVQFFRNQLEDDPDIRRLLLYSSVKQQLYVFNDRENFNIISTNAAHSLVPDALYLEEASSVTLPNIWVRKTISLSDSPMFSIRVPINDKQSLRNIGQLLVFYDADHIWKSMGDYKEDFKGDIIVLSADNDVLFDSSGTFYGKKYPYPEQIEAIYADGEKVNGMLITKLTHTQGGFTVLSAVPERELAATYRGLRNMIVIICLICILFAVITPSLFISNFATRAHNIIRFTRKVKNGDLDARIADVKEDELGQISKSFNDMLDELNLYIDRVFKAEIKQKHSEISALEARVNPHFLYNTLEVIRMRAISQGAADVGEMIYSLSVLFKSYVHPKAKHTMKDELEACRLYLELFRIRYKDKFSYELHCPKELEGRVVLKMSLQPIVENYILHGMRTDRSDNHISVHLAKEGVILRAVVTDNGRGIKQERLEQIQHDLVDKDSSSESFGLRSINERMKLLYGEPHGLAVDSEEGKGTTVTVCFPDLGEEEPTYV; via the coding sequence ATGCTGTTCCCGGGGAAATGGTACAAAAAGCATTTGAAGAACAATCTGTTTATGAAGATCATCCTGATCTTCTCCATTATAGCTGTGGTTACTACAATTACCTTCTCCTATCTGATGTTCCTTCTGATGTCGCAGTCTGTTGTGCAAAGACAGCTGGAAATCCAGAAACGGACCGTGGAGAGCGTAAATGACTATATGCAGCGCAAATACAATGCTGTGCAGACGATGATGCGCGATGTGTACCGGGACAGTGAACTCACGGCCAATACATCCTACCTGCTGGAGCATCCCTACCAGGATTATGTCACCTACCGGCTCGACCGGTATCTTAATGAGACGAGCACTACCACGGACAGCGTACAGTTTTTCCGCAACCAGCTGGAGGATGATCCCGATATCCGCAGGCTGCTGCTCTACAGTTCTGTCAAACAGCAGCTGTACGTATTTAATGACCGGGAGAATTTCAATATTATCTCCACCAACGCGGCGCATTCGCTGGTGCCGGATGCGTTGTACCTGGAGGAAGCCAGCAGTGTGACGCTGCCGAATATCTGGGTCCGCAAAACCATCTCCCTCTCCGATTCCCCCATGTTTTCCATCCGTGTGCCTATCAATGATAAGCAGTCATTGCGCAATATCGGCCAGCTGCTGGTCTTCTACGACGCAGATCATATCTGGAAGAGCATGGGGGATTACAAGGAGGATTTCAAAGGCGATATTATCGTGCTGTCGGCGGACAATGATGTATTGTTTGACAGCTCCGGGACATTCTATGGCAAGAAATATCCATATCCCGAGCAGATCGAAGCCATCTATGCGGATGGTGAAAAAGTGAACGGCATGCTGATTACGAAGCTGACGCATACGCAAGGCGGTTTTACCGTGCTCAGTGCGGTGCCGGAGCGGGAGCTTGCCGCAACTTACAGAGGCCTGCGCAACATGATTGTGATCATTTGCCTGATCTGCATCCTGTTCGCGGTGATTACCCCGTCGCTGTTCATCAGCAATTTTGCCACCCGGGCGCATAACATTATCCGCTTTACCCGCAAGGTAAAGAACGGAGATCTCGATGCCCGTATCGCGGATGTGAAGGAAGACGAGCTGGGCCAGATTTCCAAAAGCTTCAACGATATGCTGGACGAGCTGAACCTGTACATCGACAGGGTGTTTAAGGCGGAGATCAAGCAGAAGCACAGCGAGATTTCGGCGCTTGAAGCCAGGGTCAATCCGCATTTTCTCTACAATACACTTGAAGTTATCCGTATGCGCGCTATTTCACAGGGGGCGGCGGATGTCGGAGAGATGATCTACAGCTTATCCGTTTTATTCAAAAGCTATGTTCATCCAAAGGCGAAGCATACTATGAAAGACGAGCTGGAGGCCTGCCGGCTGTATCTGGAGCTGTTCCGCATCCGGTATAAGGACAAATTTTCTTATGAGCTGCACTGCCCCAAGGAACTGGAAGGACGGGTTGTACTAAAAATGTCGCTCCAGCCTATTGTTGAGAATTATATCCTTCACGGTATGCGGACAGACCGCAGTGACAACCATATCTCGGTTCATCTGGCGAAGGAAGGTGTGATTCTGCGCGCCGTGGTTACTGATAACGGCCGTGGCATCAAGCAGGAGCGGCTGGAGCAGATTCAGCACGATCTGGTGGATAAGGACAGCTCTTCAGAGTCCTTTGGCCTGCGGAGCATTAATGAGAGGATGAAGCTGCTGTATGGGGAACCGCACGGGTTAGCGGTTGATAGTGAAGAAGGCAAGGGAACGACTGTGACTGTATGTTTCCCGGATCTGGGTGAGGAGGAGCCAACCTATGTATAA
- a CDS encoding response regulator transcription factor, producing the protein MYKVFIVDDEPFIIEGLYDIVDWAGMGMEIVGRAENGQEALEALTSLRADILITDISMPLMNGLDLIRAVRKLQPGMKVIILSGYDEFGYLKEGMTLGIENYLLKPINLEEFKATLSNTVEKLHMSRVEDELNAQSISILRDNIMHRWLREQIGANEFRERSELLGIQLDKPLLLVALLRPGKGAAGGEFLKAVSEALVDSSSTILFQDMEGNTVLLHGLSEYQRGKEEVDRCHGRLAKQLSSFQPLCFSLGSVVETEGGAAQSYVQAKKAQEYFMLFPERTVIRYEEIESRSEAAGREVTHNWEQVQKLILAKDKEGLLQRIDERFEQLRHMEGVTPEILQDFSMEWLIRFKMQLKEIRHCEEPELYQEGFRRLRETTSIHEWIHILKEAAALTIDLLIRDVKSPVVQQVLNFIHESYAEDISLKTLGAQFNIHPVYLGQLFSKEVGDTFTEYINRYRIEKAKEQLRGTSSKVHEIARNVGYWETGYFYKQFKKYVGISPTEYKGLV; encoded by the coding sequence ATGTATAAGGTATTCATAGTAGATGATGAGCCCTTTATCATTGAGGGTCTGTATGATATTGTCGATTGGGCCGGAATGGGCATGGAGATTGTGGGCAGGGCGGAGAATGGGCAGGAAGCGCTGGAAGCTCTGACCTCGCTCCGCGCGGATATTCTGATCACCGACATCTCCATGCCGCTGATGAACGGGCTGGATCTGATCCGTGCTGTCCGCAAGCTGCAGCCGGGGATGAAGGTGATTATCCTCAGCGGGTATGATGAATTTGGCTATCTCAAGGAAGGAATGACGCTCGGCATCGAAAATTATCTGCTCAAGCCGATCAATCTGGAGGAGTTCAAGGCTACACTGAGCAATACCGTGGAGAAGCTTCATATGAGCAGAGTGGAAGATGAGCTGAATGCGCAGAGTATTTCTATATTAAGAGACAACATTATGCACCGCTGGCTCCGGGAACAGATTGGGGCGAATGAATTCCGGGAGCGCTCAGAGCTGCTTGGCATACAGCTGGACAAGCCGCTGCTGCTGGTTGCACTGCTGCGGCCGGGGAAGGGGGCTGCCGGCGGGGAGTTTTTGAAGGCGGTTTCGGAAGCGCTTGTGGACAGCAGCTCCACCATTCTTTTTCAGGATATGGAAGGAAATACGGTGCTGCTGCATGGCTTAAGTGAATACCAGCGCGGCAAGGAGGAGGTTGACCGCTGCCATGGGCGGCTGGCGAAGCAGTTGTCTTCCTTTCAGCCGCTGTGCTTCTCGCTGGGTTCTGTTGTGGAGACAGAAGGGGGAGCGGCACAGAGTTATGTCCAGGCGAAGAAAGCCCAGGAATATTTCATGCTTTTTCCGGAGCGGACCGTGATCCGCTATGAGGAGATTGAGAGCCGCAGTGAAGCTGCCGGGCGGGAGGTTACGCATAACTGGGAGCAGGTGCAGAAGCTGATTCTGGCCAAGGATAAGGAAGGGCTGCTGCAGCGGATTGACGAGCGGTTCGAGCAGCTCCGGCATATGGAAGGTGTCACCCCGGAGATCCTGCAGGATTTCTCCATGGAATGGTTGATCCGCTTCAAGATGCAATTGAAGGAAATCAGGCACTGTGAAGAGCCGGAGCTGTACCAGGAGGGCTTCCGCAGACTCCGTGAGACGACCTCGATTCATGAATGGATTCATATTCTGAAGGAAGCCGCTGCGCTTACGATTGATCTGCTGATCCGCGATGTGAAAAGTCCGGTCGTGCAGCAGGTGCTGAATTTCATCCATGAATCCTACGCCGAGGATATTTCGCTGAAGACGCTCGGAGCACAATTCAACATTCACCCGGTATACCTGGGGCAGCTGTTCAGCAAAGAGGTGGGCGATACCTTCACGGAATACATCAACCGCTACCGGATTGAGAAAGCCAAGGAACAGCTGCGGGGAACCTCCTCGAAGGTCCACGAAATCGCCAGAAATGTGGGTTACTGGGAGACGGGATACTTCTATAAGCAGTTCAAGAAATATGTAGGAATTTCCCCCACTGAATACAAAGGACTTGTATAG
- a CDS encoding ABC transporter permease subunit, with protein MIGGFIRNIINNKVMLLMVLPGALWFLFFSYLPMVGTVIAFKEYRYSRDGFWASIINSKWVGWDNFKFLFTTNDAYVITRNTLLYNAVFILLGLVLSVAMAIVLAEIANKKLAKVYQTGMFLPYFLSWVVVGYFAFSFLSSESGVLNQILSYFGAEPINWYSEKKYWPVILVLVYLWKALGYNSVVYLAAIMGIDKSLYEAAMIDGAGKFQQIKNITLPLLSPIITIMTLLAIGKIFYADFGLFYQVPRNSGTLYSVTNVIDTYVYQGLKSTGEIGMSTAAGLYQSVVGFVLVITSNYIVRKFNKDSALF; from the coding sequence ATGATTGGCGGATTTATCCGAAATATCATCAATAACAAAGTTATGCTGCTCATGGTTCTGCCGGGCGCGCTGTGGTTCCTCTTTTTTTCCTATCTGCCGATGGTGGGGACGGTTATCGCTTTTAAAGAATACCGCTACAGCCGGGACGGCTTCTGGGCCAGTATTATCAACAGCAAGTGGGTAGGCTGGGACAACTTCAAGTTCCTGTTCACCACGAATGACGCGTATGTCATCACCCGCAACACGCTTTTATACAATGCAGTCTTTATATTGTTAGGGTTGGTTTTGTCGGTGGCGATGGCGATTGTGCTCGCAGAGATTGCCAACAAGAAGCTGGCGAAGGTCTATCAGACCGGCATGTTCCTGCCGTATTTTCTGTCCTGGGTTGTGGTCGGCTACTTTGCCTTCAGCTTTCTCAGCTCCGAGAGCGGTGTGCTGAACCAGATCCTGAGCTATTTTGGGGCAGAGCCGATTAATTGGTACTCCGAGAAAAAATACTGGCCGGTGATCCTCGTCCTGGTATATCTGTGGAAGGCGCTGGGCTATAACAGCGTGGTTTATCTGGCGGCTATTATGGGGATCGATAAATCGCTGTATGAAGCGGCGATGATTGACGGTGCAGGCAAATTCCAGCAGATCAAGAATATCACGCTGCCGCTGCTCAGCCCGATTATTACGATTATGACCCTGCTGGCTATCGGGAAAATCTTTTATGCCGACTTCGGCTTGTTCTATCAGGTGCCCCGCAACTCCGGGACGCTCTACAGTGTTACGAACGTTATCGATACCTATGTCTACCAAGGCCTCAAATCTACAGGCGAGATTGGCATGAGTACTGCGGCGGGCCTGTATCAATCCGTGGTCGGCTTCGTGCTTGTCATTACCTCGAACTATATCGTGCGCAAATTCAATAAGGACAGCGCCTTATTCTAG
- a CDS encoding carbohydrate ABC transporter permease: MSILVKKERDFHKLSKTWNVLFNLFAGIFAFLCVFPFIFVVIISFTDEGVLARDGYSLFPAKWSLAAYRYVFESGDMLLRSYGVTILVTLLGTLISLLFISFYAYAISRKSFRYRNFFAFFAFFTMLFNGGLVPTYIIVTQFLGLKDTIWALVMPLAVNAFYIMILRTFYSTSVPDALIESGKIDGAGEFRIFLTLVLPLSLPGLATIALFSTLGYWNDWFNALLYIDDPNLVPLQSMLMRIETSMQFIMQNSTNSSLSLEALRSMPQDTSRMAMVVLATGPIIFAYPFFQRYFIQGLTVGAVKE; encoded by the coding sequence ATGTCCATATTAGTCAAAAAAGAACGCGATTTCCATAAGCTCTCCAAAACCTGGAACGTGCTGTTTAATCTGTTTGCCGGTATTTTTGCTTTCCTGTGCGTATTTCCTTTTATCTTTGTCGTGATCATTTCCTTCACGGATGAAGGGGTGCTGGCGAGAGACGGGTACAGTCTGTTTCCGGCCAAATGGAGTCTGGCAGCGTACCGGTATGTATTCGAGTCCGGGGATATGCTGCTGCGTTCCTACGGGGTGACCATCCTTGTGACCTTGCTCGGCACCTTGATCAGCCTGCTGTTTATTTCTTTTTATGCCTATGCCATTTCGCGTAAAAGCTTCAGATACCGCAATTTTTTTGCGTTTTTTGCTTTTTTCACCATGCTGTTCAATGGCGGGCTCGTTCCGACCTATATCATTGTCACCCAGTTTCTAGGCCTGAAGGATACGATCTGGGCGCTCGTGATGCCGCTGGCGGTCAACGCATTTTACATTATGATCCTGCGGACCTTCTACAGCACCAGCGTTCCGGATGCCCTTATTGAATCCGGTAAAATCGACGGCGCGGGTGAATTCCGCATTTTCCTGACACTGGTGCTGCCGCTCTCCTTGCCGGGTCTCGCCACGATTGCCCTGTTCAGTACGCTGGGCTACTGGAATGACTGGTTCAACGCGCTGCTCTACATCGATGATCCGAATCTGGTGCCGCTGCAGTCCATGCTGATGCGGATTGAGACCAGCATGCAGTTTATTATGCAGAACTCCACCAACAGCTCACTCAGCCTGGAAGCGCTCCGCTCCATGCCGCAGGATACCTCGCGGATGGCGATGGTGGTGCTGGCGACCGGACCGATTATTTTTGCCTATCCATTCTTCCAGCGTTATTTCATCCAGGGTCTTACGGTAGGAGCCGTGAAGGAATAA